Below is a genomic region from Daphnia pulicaria isolate SC F1-1A chromosome 10, SC_F0-13Bv2, whole genome shotgun sequence.
ccgcgCCTCACCTTAAACGTTACCCCCCGCAACTTGCAACAAAAGATGATGGGATTTAGAACAAATGGCACACAGTCAAAGGGTTCAAAACATCCGAGTCATTTGCGGAATAGAAAGGAAAACTTCACCGTCACGAACCAATGATCTCCAGtcaattgtattttattttttttcaaaataagaaaCGAAAGAGATAGAACCTTTTCTGGCTCTGCCAAACGAGGCTTCAAGGACACGGTTGAACTCTTTGgtgtttatatatattttgttttctgtttcttttctcctcttggaaataaaattacaaataaaaaagaaagatcacCTTTTTTGGGTAGGAGCTAGGCAGGTGAATAACCAGTTCTCGAATTTAACTCAATagtcaccttttttttcttctcatttgGTCTTGCGGAACAAAGGACATGAGCCATTCCACAAGGAACCTGGAacatttgtgtttgtgtgtgggaAGAAGAGATGTGACTGATTGATATGCAACTATATAGTATCTCTGTTTGGTTGGATGCAGATTATGGCGATTTTTCTGGCCGTCGCGTCAGCTGGACCCGTTCCAAATGCATACGGTATTGATGGTCTGGGTGGATCACCTTATTACTATCCGGGGGCCTATTTGGGAGCAAACTATCCTGGCCAGCCAGAGCAACAGTTTGTGCGGCTACCTGGTGATTTTGTCGTGGAACAACAGCCTATCTCCAAATACATCGCTCCGGCAGCAATCAACGCTGCTGATCGTTTCGGCAATCCTCAGGGAATTCAACTGGTTTTGTCAGTCCCGTCGGCCGTTCCCCCCGGCACGTCTGTCTCTGTCACTGTCAACGTGAACTCGGAACCGAACGGCGCCACAGTGGTATCCGTATCCAATCCCGTGGTCTCGGCTCCCGCACCGACTGCGCCGCAGGAATCTATTATCGTAGACGCCAACAGCAATAAAGGCAACGAATCACCCGACATTTACGATTTAAATttcaacctaacctaactaacctatCGTCTTTTTGCCTATTCAGAGCCAGCAACTGCTGGACAGCTCCCGGACGAGTTCGACCAGCGTGAACCCCCCATAATGTTCTTACCACCATTCGAAAACTCAAAGGACTCACCAGTGTTGATTGCGATGCAGGGAGAagcccagcagcaacaactggCAGCGCTGCTAAAGACGAAAACCTTTTAAATCTTGCACTTGCTCTTTCAACTTTGAGTGCCCTACGTCGAATCCATCACAATCAATTAGGAATATCATCTCGGCCCTCCGGCAGCTTTAAATCACGTCTTTACCATTCTACTATTCCATTTTTCTAGCTATCTTGTGTGTGCGTCCACTGAAcagttgattttgaaaaaaaaa
It encodes:
- the LOC124314780 gene encoding uncharacterized protein LOC124314780, whose amino-acid sequence is MCQVSVSSQTMGSSAPVCVCVFFCPNAPLLSPVCWKCCRSSTGCFAPCFTGHKLKSQRSETFSVGLVSLRHLYTPSARSLSAASSPTMKIFIMAIFLAVASAGPVPNAYGIDGLGGSPYYYPGAYLGANYPGQPEQQFVRLPGDFVVEQQPISKYIAPAAINAADRFGNPQGIQLVLSVPSAVPPGTSVSVTVNVNSEPNGATVVSVSNPVVSAPAPTAPQESIIVDANSNKEPATAGQLPDEFDQREPPIMFLPPFENSKDSPVLIAMQGEAQQQQLAALLKTKTF